One window of Cryobacterium arcticum genomic DNA carries:
- a CDS encoding SU10 major capsid protein, with translation MPGITGQSTTYNLPNFVGELFQVTPESTPLLSAIGGLTGGVSVKTVEKEWQFEDLRDSDQNVALEGANAPQGQARVRANATNIAEIHHSAVETSYTKQATPQKTTTAGVAGENPVTSEHDHQVLLELKAIAKDVNHAFWNGEYQKPVDNTTVRKTRGLLQAIATNRVIYGNAEILATAATDTITGTHSLSVGDKVIFTSRGASGAVVIGRVYFVQSVATTVSFKVAATVGGAAIIIGTATGVKVIPVSSAAPTLDTYNTLFQKAYDNGGLGDVVSATIAVNSSQKRNLTATYAAAYGKANPMAGTRNVGGVNLTTIETDFGTLNIMLDRQLPQDALAIVSLEQLAPFFLEVDGKGHFFEEPLAKVGAADRTQIYGEIGLEYGNEKAHAQLRGLPVFA, from the coding sequence ATGCCCGGTATCACTGGTCAGAGTACGACCTACAACCTGCCCAACTTCGTCGGTGAACTGTTCCAGGTCACCCCCGAATCCACCCCGCTGCTCTCCGCAATCGGCGGTCTCACTGGCGGCGTGTCCGTCAAGACCGTGGAGAAGGAGTGGCAGTTTGAGGACCTCCGTGACAGCGACCAGAACGTCGCTCTCGAAGGTGCCAACGCACCCCAGGGTCAGGCTCGCGTCCGCGCGAACGCGACCAACATCGCCGAGATCCACCACTCCGCAGTGGAGACCAGCTACACCAAGCAGGCCACCCCGCAGAAGACGACCACCGCGGGCGTCGCCGGCGAGAACCCGGTCACGAGCGAGCACGACCACCAGGTGCTGCTCGAGCTCAAGGCCATCGCCAAGGACGTGAACCACGCGTTCTGGAACGGCGAGTACCAGAAGCCGGTCGACAACACGACCGTGCGGAAGACTCGCGGCCTGCTCCAGGCGATCGCCACTAACCGTGTCATCTACGGCAACGCGGAGATCCTCGCCACCGCGGCGACGGACACCATCACCGGCACTCACTCGCTGAGCGTCGGCGACAAGGTGATCTTCACCAGCCGTGGTGCTTCGGGCGCCGTGGTCATCGGCCGCGTGTACTTCGTGCAGTCGGTCGCCACCACCGTGTCGTTCAAGGTCGCTGCGACCGTGGGCGGCGCTGCCATCATCATCGGCACCGCGACCGGCGTCAAGGTCATCCCGGTGTCCTCGGCCGCCCCGACGCTGGACACGTACAACACGCTGTTCCAGAAGGCGTACGACAACGGCGGACTCGGCGACGTGGTTTCGGCCACCATCGCCGTGAACTCCTCGCAGAAGCGCAACCTGACCGCGACCTACGCGGCCGCGTACGGCAAGGCCAACCCCATGGCCGGCACCCGCAACGTCGGCGGGGTGAACCTGACGACCATCGAGACTGACTTCGGCACGCTGAACATCATGCTCGACCGTCAGCTGCCCCAGGATGCTCTCGCGATCGTCTCGCTGGAGCAGCTCGCGCCGTTCTTCCTCGAGGTCGACGGCAAGGGCCACTTCTTCGAGGAGCCCCTGGCGAAGGTCGGCGCTGCTGACCGGACCCAGATCTACGGCGAGATCGGCCTGGAGTACGGCAACGAGAAGGCTCACGCCCAGCTGCGTGGCCTGCCCGTGTTCGCCTAG
- a CDS encoding site-specific DNA-methyltransferase, producing the protein MPYYTDDLVTLYHGDAIHLQPWLEADALITDPPYGMDYTGFGGRNGEPRRESGRLRVAGDMSPVDRDAALILWGDDKPALVFGRWNVPRPDRTRMRLIWDKSPCGFMGDLSLPWGAAEEEIYVLGSGFIGKREGNVIRAQTLMSNDKARPDHPTPKPIGLMEVLIAKTVGVIADPFAGSGATLIAARNLGRKSIGVEMEEKYCELIAKRLQQQTFDFGAIA; encoded by the coding sequence GTGCCGTACTACACCGACGATCTGGTCACGCTTTACCACGGTGACGCGATCCACCTGCAGCCTTGGCTCGAGGCCGACGCCCTAATCACCGACCCGCCGTACGGGATGGACTACACGGGATTCGGGGGCAGGAATGGCGAGCCCCGACGGGAGTCCGGTCGCCTGCGCGTCGCTGGTGACATGTCACCGGTGGATCGGGACGCCGCGCTGATCCTTTGGGGTGACGACAAGCCTGCTCTAGTGTTCGGGCGTTGGAATGTGCCCCGCCCCGACAGAACCCGGATGCGCCTGATCTGGGATAAGTCACCGTGCGGCTTTATGGGCGACCTGTCCCTGCCGTGGGGCGCGGCCGAGGAAGAGATCTACGTCCTCGGCTCCGGGTTCATCGGCAAGCGCGAGGGCAACGTCATCCGCGCGCAAACGCTCATGTCGAACGACAAGGCGAGGCCAGACCACCCGACACCGAAACCGATCGGGCTAATGGAAGTCCTTATCGCCAAGACGGTGGGCGTGATCGCTGACCCTTTCGCCGGGTCCGGGGCAACGCTCATCGCGGCGCGCAACCTTGGGCGAAAGTCGATCGGCGTCGAGATGGAGGAAAAGTACTGCGAGTTGATCGCCAAGCGCCTCCAGCAGCAGACATTCGACTTCGGGGCGATCGCATGA
- a CDS encoding HNH endonuclease, with protein MANSTKSCTKCGESKSLDAYSKNRQRKDGHESQCKACRSAAFAAWRLLNMDKRREDQKAWYAANPGAKAQHDRDYRANHLEEERAHHASWYAANREASIAAATAWVRANPDKLKAARDQPHRKATKSASDRAYRRAHLAETAAVTLAWKLANRDRVRVLTSRRKALKRDAPGHSTIAQVAARVAYYGGKCWMCGAAWQGIDHVKPLSKGGSNWPSNLRPACTSCNSSKKATWESPGVTVPALVKLNLAA; from the coding sequence ATGGCCAACAGTACCAAGTCCTGCACGAAGTGTGGCGAGTCCAAGTCCCTGGATGCGTACAGCAAGAACCGGCAGCGCAAAGACGGTCACGAATCCCAGTGCAAAGCGTGCAGGTCGGCCGCATTCGCCGCATGGCGCCTCCTGAACATGGACAAGCGCCGGGAAGACCAGAAGGCATGGTACGCCGCCAACCCGGGCGCGAAGGCGCAGCACGACCGCGACTACCGGGCGAACCACCTCGAAGAGGAACGCGCTCACCACGCATCCTGGTACGCGGCCAACCGGGAAGCCTCGATCGCCGCCGCAACTGCATGGGTGCGGGCTAACCCGGACAAGCTCAAGGCCGCTCGCGACCAGCCTCACCGGAAAGCGACCAAGAGTGCAAGTGACCGCGCCTACAGGCGTGCCCACCTCGCCGAGACGGCTGCTGTGACGCTTGCATGGAAGCTGGCGAACCGCGACAGGGTGCGCGTGCTGACCAGTAGGCGGAAGGCGCTCAAGCGGGATGCCCCCGGACACTCGACGATCGCGCAGGTAGCCGCTCGCGTCGCCTACTACGGCGGCAAGTGCTGGATGTGCGGTGCCGCATGGCAGGGCATCGACCATGTGAAGCCGCTGAGCAAGGGTGGATCGAACTGGCCATCGAACCTGAGGCCAGCTTGCACTAGCTGCAACAGCAGCAAGAAGGCGACGTGGGAATCCCCCGGCGTCACAGTGCCTGCCCTCGTGAAGCTCAACCTCGCCGCCTGA
- a CDS encoding DUF7341 domain-containing protein: protein MITLLESVDLLTKPRVSKVVQSNEAGITCTSPVELPPLLDALDEAIRSNMGGTTSGGSDPATRSLVDAGALMKLMQISSTVMSWCRSVDAVIDKQSMTVTLRRWYVKFNECQHEDGMVNWYANQIVKWEGQILALLDPPKEKDLPQHCPSCGAGEWWDPKTKERYYRPLVIKYRPDSPSMTDDATGVCRACGETWKARELQYELELAEQVQETA, encoded by the coding sequence ATGATTACTCTGCTCGAATCGGTGGACCTGCTCACCAAGCCCCGCGTCTCGAAGGTGGTCCAGTCCAACGAGGCCGGGATCACCTGCACCTCACCCGTCGAATTGCCCCCGCTGCTCGACGCGCTCGACGAGGCGATTCGCTCGAACATGGGCGGCACCACCTCGGGAGGCTCCGACCCCGCCACCAGATCATTGGTGGACGCCGGCGCACTGATGAAGCTGATGCAGATCAGCTCCACCGTCATGAGCTGGTGCCGAAGCGTGGATGCGGTGATCGACAAGCAATCGATGACGGTCACGCTCCGGCGCTGGTACGTGAAGTTCAACGAGTGCCAGCACGAAGACGGCATGGTCAACTGGTACGCCAACCAGATCGTGAAGTGGGAGGGTCAGATCTTAGCCCTGCTCGACCCGCCGAAGGAGAAGGATCTGCCCCAGCACTGCCCGTCATGCGGCGCCGGGGAATGGTGGGACCCGAAGACCAAGGAGCGCTACTACCGGCCCCTGGTCATCAAGTACCGGCCCGACTCGCCCAGCATGACCGACGACGCAACTGGTGTCTGCCGGGCATGCGGCGAGACGTGGAAGGCTAGGGAGCTGCAATACGAGCTCGAACTTGCTGAACAGGTCCAAGAAACAGCCTGA
- a CDS encoding HNH endonuclease signature motif containing protein: MDSTHAASSNHRHPDGWNTVPVPERVAQRAITRVVKQEDGCWISTYSIGTHGYAQVGWQDGGVRGLVLAHKAAWVAVNGQVPMAMTLDHTCKVRPCVNPAHLRLLPNIENARRNQGDDFPMGGCRHGHPNSDLMRMARRTKSGERRWGVTCRQCMKDSQARWTAANPNGHRDAQLRYAEKKRKAA; the protein is encoded by the coding sequence ATGGATTCTACCCATGCCGCCTCAAGCAACCACCGCCACCCCGACGGATGGAACACAGTTCCGGTCCCCGAGCGCGTGGCGCAGAGAGCAATCACCCGCGTAGTCAAGCAGGAAGACGGGTGCTGGATTAGCACGTACTCCATCGGCACCCACGGATACGCCCAGGTCGGATGGCAGGACGGCGGGGTGCGGGGGCTGGTTCTGGCGCACAAGGCCGCGTGGGTTGCCGTCAATGGGCAAGTACCCATGGCCATGACACTCGACCACACCTGCAAAGTGCGGCCATGCGTGAACCCCGCTCACCTTCGGCTTCTGCCGAACATCGAGAATGCCCGCCGCAACCAGGGAGACGACTTCCCCATGGGCGGGTGTCGCCACGGCCACCCGAACTCGGACCTGATGCGCATGGCAAGGCGCACTAAGTCTGGTGAGCGCCGCTGGGGCGTCACGTGTCGCCAGTGCATGAAAGACAGTCAGGCCCGATGGACCGCTGCAAACCCCAACGGGCACCGCGATGCCCAACTCCGCTACGCCGAGAAGAAACGAAAGGCAGCCTAA
- a CDS encoding ribbon-helix-helix protein, CopG family, with protein sequence MPNKPKTPLRSIRISDELWEAAQQNAAAEGRTVSEVVREALERYNARRSATNRATKAQ encoded by the coding sequence ATGCCCAACAAGCCCAAGACCCCGCTGCGTTCCATCCGCATCTCGGACGAGCTATGGGAAGCCGCTCAGCAAAACGCGGCTGCTGAAGGCCGCACGGTCAGCGAGGTCGTACGCGAGGCACTCGAACGGTACAACGCTCGCAGGAGCGCCACCAACCGCGCTACGAAGGCGCAATAG
- a CDS encoding phage minor capsid protein — protein sequence MALFAPDPNISAEDLISDLGRTLAERYQTAEDTLLRAVAVRAYRDVELQAKLNAAVAAGSDRVAGLRYAIDRNRALAELDGHRARSLRELRLLALTTADALRAENLARDVISAATTQGEAEAAARLSMARRLPARTTLNGTATQATAATQLSLQSSLEILNQRITRLPVDAFQRIVAMNSSNVLLGVQTKLQAQNANVQQFLSEGIQGFTDRGGRNWRIGTYAEMAGRTTVARAFNDAGVWRMQQSGINLVTVQGSDSSCAKCAPWVGKILSTDGTTGTVILPHATQDTEVTVNIAGTTDGARNAGLMHPNCSHKFTAYLPGLSIPQAGFEYDPKAEWARTRQRELEVDIRAAKRKQAAAGDPVTAQRAKAKIRAKQAQLREHLNLTGRKRNSAREALSFADGR from the coding sequence ATGGCTCTTTTCGCCCCGGACCCCAACATCAGCGCCGAAGACCTCATTTCCGACCTCGGCCGCACCCTGGCCGAGAGGTACCAAACCGCCGAGGACACGCTGCTCCGGGCTGTCGCAGTCCGGGCGTACCGGGATGTGGAGCTGCAGGCCAAGCTCAACGCGGCGGTCGCTGCCGGGTCGGATCGGGTCGCCGGTCTTCGGTACGCGATCGACCGCAACCGGGCGCTCGCTGAGCTTGACGGTCACCGGGCGCGCTCACTCCGCGAGCTTCGACTCCTGGCGCTCACCACGGCGGATGCGCTCAGGGCGGAAAACCTCGCCAGGGACGTTATCAGCGCCGCTACCACCCAGGGGGAAGCGGAGGCTGCTGCACGGCTCTCCATGGCCCGCAGGCTGCCCGCACGGACCACACTGAACGGCACGGCCACACAGGCGACAGCGGCTACACAGCTTTCGCTCCAGTCCAGCCTTGAGATCCTGAACCAGAGGATCACCCGACTGCCCGTCGATGCGTTCCAGCGCATCGTCGCCATGAACTCGTCCAACGTGCTCCTCGGTGTGCAGACGAAGCTCCAGGCGCAGAACGCCAACGTGCAGCAGTTCCTCTCCGAGGGCATCCAAGGCTTCACCGACCGGGGCGGACGCAACTGGCGCATCGGTACGTACGCCGAGATGGCCGGCCGCACCACCGTCGCACGGGCGTTCAACGATGCCGGCGTGTGGCGGATGCAGCAGTCGGGCATCAACCTCGTCACCGTGCAGGGCAGTGACTCGTCGTGTGCGAAGTGTGCACCGTGGGTCGGCAAGATCCTCTCCACGGACGGCACGACGGGCACGGTCATCCTGCCGCACGCCACGCAGGACACCGAGGTCACGGTCAACATCGCCGGGACCACGGATGGCGCGCGCAACGCAGGCCTCATGCACCCGAACTGCTCGCACAAGTTCACCGCGTACCTGCCCGGCCTGTCGATCCCGCAAGCCGGGTTCGAGTACGACCCGAAGGCCGAGTGGGCACGCACAAGGCAGCGCGAGCTCGAGGTCGACATTCGCGCTGCCAAGCGCAAGCAGGCCGCTGCGGGCGACCCGGTGACTGCACAGCGCGCTAAGGCGAAGATCCGGGCCAAGCAGGCCCAACTTCGAGAACACCTCAACCTCACCGGCAGAAAAAGGAATTCGGCGCGCGAGGCCCTGTCGTTCGCAGATGGGCGGTAG
- a CDS encoding phage portal protein has product MASESDQFPPAPFDLAAARYSEHDAWWAGDMEFLQKLYAGVGTATHTVKGRAYKGGVLGNLAKMWVGQPVVEGEDRARMHVGVPAVLARLSATLLVGEGVKIAYGKPDDVVVDKDKPWVHPGQARLDVIMQSDETKAELLKSTEQAAALGGGFLAVTWNARLRSHVRIRSYAADCAIPEFQDGILTSVTLWTEHVHGNDVFRLLERHDRGFISFTLHKGGTKTLGPVVPLGSLAETAHYNGLRTQGELDMAIEDPTSWDETVIVATGVDELAVVYYPNLPQIEWRRMGVLANLGRSDFAGKEPLFDKIDKWWSSLDIDFDLGKGRITAPEAYLENMGRGKGGKLDIERTVYSGLEALGKSSDSLSSQLTISQFDIRYEEHLAAIAAIKHEIANECGISPAHLGLKAEQGAKTATEVTADYTESEATRDQKALYLKPALARLAQVALAIDGTVFPAEGGKFYDELPDVTFAPVSQMDPEKIARIVGLLDVAGAASTRQKVMDVRPDWDEGKVDEEVKLIQEERGMGPEADPTLITGPLDEANPAAPDVTD; this is encoded by the coding sequence ATGGCCTCCGAATCAGACCAGTTCCCGCCCGCCCCGTTCGACCTCGCCGCGGCCCGCTACAGCGAGCACGACGCCTGGTGGGCAGGTGATATGGAGTTCCTGCAGAAGCTCTACGCCGGCGTCGGCACGGCCACGCACACCGTCAAGGGTCGTGCGTACAAGGGCGGCGTGCTCGGCAACCTCGCGAAGATGTGGGTGGGCCAGCCCGTCGTCGAGGGCGAGGATCGTGCGCGCATGCACGTTGGTGTGCCCGCTGTGCTCGCCCGGCTCTCGGCCACGCTGCTCGTCGGCGAGGGTGTGAAGATCGCCTACGGCAAGCCCGACGACGTGGTGGTGGACAAGGACAAGCCGTGGGTTCACCCCGGCCAGGCGCGCCTCGACGTCATCATGCAGTCCGACGAGACCAAGGCCGAACTGCTCAAGTCTACCGAGCAGGCTGCGGCGCTCGGCGGTGGGTTCCTCGCTGTCACCTGGAACGCCCGCCTGCGCTCGCACGTGCGCATCCGCAGCTATGCGGCCGACTGTGCCATCCCCGAGTTCCAGGACGGCATCCTCACCAGCGTCACCCTGTGGACCGAGCACGTGCACGGCAATGACGTGTTCCGGCTGCTCGAGCGGCACGACCGCGGCTTCATCTCGTTCACCCTGCACAAGGGCGGCACGAAGACCCTCGGCCCTGTGGTGCCGCTGGGCTCCCTCGCGGAGACAGCGCACTACAACGGCCTGCGCACACAGGGCGAGCTTGACATGGCGATCGAAGACCCCACCTCGTGGGACGAGACGGTCATCGTCGCCACCGGTGTCGACGAGCTCGCGGTGGTCTACTACCCGAACCTGCCTCAGATCGAGTGGCGCCGCATGGGTGTGCTCGCCAACCTGGGCCGGTCGGACTTCGCGGGCAAGGAGCCGCTGTTCGACAAGATCGACAAGTGGTGGTCCTCGTTGGACATCGACTTCGACCTGGGCAAGGGCCGCATCACCGCCCCCGAGGCGTACCTCGAGAACATGGGGCGCGGCAAGGGCGGCAAGCTCGACATCGAACGGACCGTTTACTCGGGCCTGGAGGCGTTGGGCAAGTCCAGCGACTCGCTGAGTTCGCAGCTGACCATCTCGCAGTTCGACATCCGCTACGAAGAGCACCTCGCAGCGATCGCGGCCATCAAGCACGAGATCGCCAACGAGTGCGGCATCTCCCCCGCCCACCTCGGCCTGAAGGCCGAGCAGGGCGCGAAGACGGCCACGGAGGTCACCGCCGACTACACCGAGTCGGAGGCCACCCGCGACCAGAAGGCGCTCTACCTCAAGCCGGCGCTCGCACGGCTCGCCCAGGTGGCTCTCGCCATCGACGGCACCGTGTTCCCCGCTGAGGGCGGCAAGTTCTACGACGAGCTGCCCGATGTGACGTTCGCCCCGGTGTCGCAGATGGACCCGGAGAAGATCGCCCGCATCGTCGGCCTTCTCGACGTAGCCGGTGCTGCTTCGACCCGTCAGAAGGTCATGGACGTCCGTCCTGACTGGGATGAGGGCAAGGTCGACGAAGAGGTCAAGCTGATCCAGGAGGAGCGCGGCATGGGGCCCGAGGCTGATCCCACGCTCATCACTGGGCCACTGGACGAGGCTAACCCCGCTGCACCCGACGTTACAGATTGA
- a CDS encoding DNA N-6-adenine-methyltransferase — protein sequence MSVVGFKASNHPQQIGKRGALDEVDDRGTHPINFDPWNERFGGFTLDAAAAAHNAKCERYFTRADDGLMQPWTGERVWCNPPYSDLYSWVDKAWTEYPETRGIVMLLPANRVEQKWWQELVEPFRDRPNSPLTVEFLPGRLRFIKAGQTEIGPNERPPFGCALLIWGRDQMGAMV from the coding sequence GTGAGCGTAGTTGGATTCAAGGCGTCGAATCATCCCCAGCAGATCGGCAAGCGCGGCGCGCTGGACGAAGTGGACGATCGCGGCACGCACCCGATCAACTTCGACCCGTGGAACGAGCGGTTCGGCGGCTTCACGCTCGATGCCGCCGCTGCCGCGCACAACGCGAAGTGCGAGCGCTACTTCACCCGCGCCGACGACGGGCTCATGCAGCCGTGGACCGGTGAGCGCGTCTGGTGCAACCCGCCCTACTCTGATCTGTACTCGTGGGTGGACAAGGCGTGGACCGAGTACCCGGAGACGCGCGGAATCGTCATGCTGCTCCCCGCCAACCGTGTCGAGCAGAAGTGGTGGCAGGAGCTCGTGGAACCCTTCCGCGACCGGCCCAACTCACCGCTGACCGTCGAGTTCCTGCCGGGTCGTCTCCGGTTCATCAAGGCGGGCCAGACGGAGATCGGGCCGAATGAGCGCCCACCGTTCGGCTGCGCGCTCCTCATTTGGGGTCGCGATCAGATGGGGGCCATGGTATGA
- a CDS encoding PBSX family phage terminase large subunit encodes MLSSPSLSRKQISSIVRSKLRKIALWVGAVSGGKTIAANFAFLIAVREAQGTGLIVIVGKTLQTIERNIIDPLQQVELFGALAGQVLHTRGSNTATILGREVHLVGANDARSEEKIRGATIEIAYVDEATLLPVGFWEMLLTRLRVPTARLLATTNPGSFNHWLRQQYMLNADAKNMIVFEFVMDDNPSLTAQYVADMKASFTGAFYDRFILGKWSNAEGAIFDMWDPAKHTIPWADLPPMRKLIAVGIDYGTTNPTAALMLGMATQTDLYGKEHSKLYLVDEWRYESIAEKQKLTDVELSRRLRRWLADPHLPANQMQLTPDYIVLDPSAASFRVQLQQDGLLSTQADNDVLNGIRTVASVLSAGKLLVTERCPGWQKEVTEYVWDAKSSEKGEDKPVKANDHSQDAARYALQTTESIWRQHVKLAA; translated from the coding sequence ATGTTGAGTAGCCCGAGCCTGTCTCGCAAGCAGATCTCGTCCATCGTGCGGTCGAAGCTGCGCAAGATCGCCCTGTGGGTCGGCGCTGTCTCTGGCGGCAAGACCATCGCGGCTAACTTCGCGTTCCTGATCGCTGTGCGTGAGGCGCAAGGGACCGGCCTGATCGTCATCGTCGGCAAGACGCTGCAGACCATCGAGCGCAACATCATCGACCCGCTGCAGCAGGTGGAACTCTTCGGCGCGTTGGCCGGCCAGGTGCTACACACACGAGGGTCGAACACTGCGACCATCCTCGGCCGTGAAGTGCACCTTGTCGGCGCCAACGATGCCCGCTCTGAGGAGAAGATCCGCGGCGCGACGATCGAGATCGCCTACGTCGATGAGGCGACCCTGCTACCTGTGGGCTTCTGGGAGATGCTGCTGACTCGTCTGCGCGTCCCCACTGCTCGACTCCTCGCCACGACCAACCCGGGCTCGTTCAACCACTGGCTGCGTCAGCAGTACATGCTCAACGCCGACGCGAAGAACATGATCGTGTTCGAGTTCGTCATGGACGACAACCCCTCGCTCACCGCCCAGTATGTGGCTGACATGAAGGCCTCGTTCACCGGGGCGTTCTACGACCGGTTCATCCTCGGCAAGTGGTCGAACGCTGAGGGCGCGATCTTCGACATGTGGGATCCGGCGAAGCACACGATCCCGTGGGCCGACCTGCCCCCCATGCGCAAGCTCATCGCGGTCGGCATCGACTACGGCACCACGAACCCCACAGCTGCTCTCATGCTCGGCATGGCGACGCAGACCGACCTGTACGGCAAAGAGCACTCGAAGCTGTACCTCGTCGACGAGTGGCGTTACGAGTCCATCGCGGAGAAGCAGAAGCTCACCGACGTCGAACTCTCACGCCGGCTGCGCAGATGGCTCGCTGACCCTCACCTGCCGGCCAACCAGATGCAGCTCACCCCCGACTACATCGTGCTCGACCCGTCTGCCGCATCCTTCCGGGTGCAACTGCAGCAGGACGGGCTGCTCTCCACACAGGCCGACAACGACGTGCTCAACGGCATTCGTACGGTCGCCTCAGTGCTGTCTGCCGGGAAGCTGCTCGTCACTGAGCGCTGCCCTGGCTGGCAGAAGGAAGTCACCGAGTACGTGTGGGATGCGAAGTCATCTGAGAAGGGCGAGGACAAGCCCGTCAAGGCCAACGACCACTCGCAGGACGCCGCACGCTACGCCCTGCAGACCACCGAATCCATCTGGCGCCAACACGTGAAGCTCGCCGCCTAA
- a CDS encoding single-stranded DNA-binding protein, whose amino-acid sequence MAGETVITVIGNLTSDPELRYTQNGLAVANFTIASTPRHFDKATNEWKDDEALFLRASVWHEFAEHVAGSLTKGSRVIASGRLKQRSYETKEGEKRTSFELEVDEIGPSLRYATASLTRASSGGGSAGQRGGTSGAADEPWAATQNAAPNAQAGAQGLGGGDVWNAPGNADQEIPF is encoded by the coding sequence ATGGCCGGCGAAACCGTAATCACTGTCATTGGCAACCTCACGAGCGACCCGGAGCTGCGTTACACGCAGAACGGGCTCGCGGTGGCGAACTTCACCATCGCATCCACCCCGCGGCACTTCGACAAGGCGACGAACGAGTGGAAGGACGACGAAGCACTGTTCCTGCGCGCATCCGTCTGGCACGAGTTCGCCGAGCACGTGGCCGGCAGCCTGACGAAGGGCTCCCGCGTCATCGCCAGCGGCCGCCTGAAGCAGCGCTCCTACGAAACCAAGGAGGGCGAGAAGCGCACGTCGTTCGAGTTGGAGGTCGACGAGATCGGCCCGTCGTTGAGATACGCGACGGCTTCACTCACTCGGGCGAGCTCCGGTGGGGGTAGCGCGGGGCAGCGTGGGGGCACCAGCGGCGCGGCAGATGAACCGTGGGCAGCAACCCAGAATGCGGCGCCGAACGCTCAGGCGGGCGCACAGGGCTTAGGAGGTGGCGACGTGTGGAATGCGCCGGGCAATGCAGATCAAGAAATACCGTTCTGA